The following coding sequences are from one Eucalyptus grandis isolate ANBG69807.140 chromosome 11, ASM1654582v1, whole genome shotgun sequence window:
- the LOC108958828 gene encoding uncharacterized protein LOC108958828 — MKCHRESPEILELSKVIVVGAAFSGIFEIIKLCLEQCPELMWDEEFTKQLIEGVVRARHVELFRLLNAYNKIRRLMYGLKTNCDLMKAVVEWSSACVPADVSGSAFLMQRELQWFEVLEDGSSPLLRSLQVKMEQDESDPSSESPKLEPRERTYWDRFVEQRKDLLQEAGRWMKDTSSSCSLVATLIITVAFAAVVTFPGSNDNTGIPIFSKKTSFTVFVVADALALFSSITATLMFLAILTSRYAAKDFLHSLPTKMILGLTFLFLSLAFMLLAFGSALMIVLSERWKWIYIPITLLAAVPVILFAILQLPLYVQMVESTYWPRLYRPMKIWK, encoded by the exons ATGAAGTGTCATAGGGAATCTCCTGAAATACTCGAATTGAGTAAGGTCATTGTCGTTGGAGCTGCATTTAGTGGaatatttgaaattataaaGTTATGTCTTGAGCAATGTCCGGAATTGATGTGGGATGAAGAATTCACAAAACAACTGATTGAAGGAGTTGTGAGGGCACGGCATGTTGAGTTGTTTAGACTATTGAATGCATACAACAAAATCCGAAGATTGATGTACGGCTTGAAAACGAACTGCGACCTGATGAAGGCAGTAGTAGAATGGTCATCAGCATGCGTACCGGCTGATGTTTCTGGGTCAGCTTTTCTTATGCAAAGGGAACTTCAATGGTTTGAG GTACTGGAAGATGGGAGCTCTCCTTTACTTCGAAGTCTACAAGTTAag ATGGAGCAAGATGAGAGCGATCCTTCTTCTGAAAGTCCGAAATTGGAACCAAGGGAAAGGACGTACTGGGATCGTTTTGTAGAACAGCGCAAAGATTTGCTCCAAGAGGCAGGACGATGGATGAAGGATACATCATCATCTTGTAGCCTTGTAGCTACTCTCATCATTACAGTAGCTTTTGCTGCAGTTGTTACTTTTCCTGGAAGCAACGACAATACAGGGATCCCAATCTTTTCAAAGAAGACCTCATTCACGGTATTCGTGGTTGCAGATGCTCTAGCTCTCTTCTCCTCTATCACCGCCACCTTGATGTTCTTGGCTATCCTAACTTCGCGCTATGCCGCAAAAGATTTCCTCCACTCACTACCAACAAAAATGATACTAGGCCTCacctttctcttcctctctttggcCTTTATGCTCTTGGCTTTTGGCTCTGCTCTTATGATCGTCCTAAGCGAACGATGGAAGTGGATTTACATCCCCATTACTTTGTTGGCTGCCGTCCCTGTCATATTGTTCGCAATCCTACAGCTTCCCTTGTATGTTCAAATGGTTGAATCCACCTATTGGCCTCGCCTCTATCGTCCCATGAAGATTTGGAAATGA